CGAGGTGTTGCCCGCTTTATTCCAGTTACCGCGGTAAACAGTGGTAAAAGTACCGTCGTACCTGGAATCGTTCACCTTATCGGCAAATGTATTTTTAAGTACTTCGATGGTTGGCGCCATACGTACCCAAGGGCGGCCCAAATGCTGATCGGCTTCACGCAGAACCGAATTTACACCCGAACTTTTGATGTTCGGATAGTTCCAGGTCATCATCCAGCCGGCAAAATTATCAGGGGCGCCACCACTACCGAAGGTAAGGCTGCCGCCGTTGTATTTCTCGCTGGTCTGGGTGTGATCGGCGTAAAGCACCATTTCTTTATTACGATCATTCTGCGCCAGGTTAACATCGTAAAATGTAGGCTGTAAGCCGAACGGCCCCGGGTCATCAATGGCTGTTACAGCTATATCGTACGCCTGCTGAAAATACCATTGCGCGTTATGTCCGTCCGGGTCGGTACGGTCAGTCGCCGGATAGGTTGGTATGCTGTTCGGATTTTGCAGCCACCAGCCGTAGGTAAGGTAAGCTTTGGATAATATCAGCCTTGCCGCTGTTTTGGTTAACCCGCCGGTTACGCGCCCGGTTTGCGGCAGATCGGTAATGGCCTGCAGCAGATCAGGAAAGATAGCTTTGGTATACACCTCCGGAACGGTATTACGTACCGATTTACGTGTAGGCGTAGTATTAAACTTAAGTTCGCCCGCGCCCAAATCCAGCGGTACGCCGCCAAAGGTTTGTACGAGCAAAAAGTAATCAAACGCCCTGAAAAACCTGGCCTCTGCAATCAGCGCGGATGATAAGCCTACCGCGCTCGCGTTCTCAATAACACCGCTGGCGGTATTTATATTAGGGAAAGCCTCGCCCCATAGTATGCTCGACGGATAGCTTGTAGATAAAATTGAACCTACGCCCGAGTTATCCATATCTTTAAAGTTACCGTCGGCACTTTGGCCCCAGGTAGCCTCGTCGGTACCGGTAACGCCCGAATTATAATAATAAGCCTGCCCATAAATATTGCGCAAGTGGCTGTACATGGCGGTAAGCCCCCCAACTACGCCTTGCTCGGTTTTAAAATATTCGGGGGTAAACACACTGCGTGGCTGTTCATCAAGCACCTTGCTGCAACCGGCTAATAACACTGAGGTTGCCAGGGCACACTTTAAAATATTTTTGATTATTAAACTTTTCATCTCAGTAGGTTTTAGAATGTTACGTTAAGACCAAGTATAAAATTACGGGTTGATGGCGTGTTGGTGCCGATGGTCAGGAACCTCCGTTGTGATTCGGGCAGCGGTACGGCGGCGTTCTCGTTACCAAAAGAGTTCGTTTCCGGATCCATGCCTGATTCCTTGTGATAAGGTGAGAACAGCACGAATGCATTTTGCACCGTGAAATAAGTACGTATGTTTATTTTTGAGCTCTTGGGCAGTAACTCACCTAAGTTATAGCCAAGCGACATGGTACGTATTTTAAGGTATGATGCATCAAAATAACCCAGGGTGCTGCCGTATTTAGGATTATCACCACTTTGGATGCCGCCCGGTTTAGGATAACGGGCATCCGTGTTTTCGGGCGTCCAGTAATCAACCTTAACGTTGTTACGGCGACCTGTAAGCATATTCAGGTATCCGCCTGATCCATAAAGTGTACTGATTAACACACCGCCGCTTTTAAACGCACCAACCATGGTAAAGTCGAAACCCTTATAAGCTACACGGGTGTTAAAGCCGCCCTGAAAATCAGGGTCGACATCGATGATCTGCCTGTCGGCGGCGCCAATGGCGCGTGTTGGCTGGCCGTTGGCATCAACCGGACCGGTATATTTTACCTTGATCATGCCTACGTTGCCGCCCGGTTCCAGTATGTTCAGGTAAGGGTCGCCCTCCTGCCATAAGCCCTGGTACTCGTAATCAAAAATGGAGTTAATATTATGGCCTACAAACCAGCCGTTACCCTCATCCCTCGTTTGGCCTGATGCAAGCGCGACTAACTTATTACGGTTTGCGTAAATGTTTACACCTAAATCCCAGGTCCAGCCATTTTTGTTGTTGATGATGGTGCCGTTCAAGCTTAACTCCACGCCTTTGTTTTGTGTTCTGCCCACATTGGCGGTATAGCTGTTAACGCCAGAGGTTGGCGGCAAGCCCACACTCAGCAATAAGTCTTTAGTGTTATTAACATAGTATTCAACCGTACCGGATAAGCGGTTATTAAATAAGGTGAAATCTAAACCGTAGTTCCAGTTTTCAGAATACTCCCAGCCCAGTGCCGGATTAGGCAATTGGGTTACGTAATAACCGGTGGCATAATTGGTTTCGCCAAAATTATACTGGCGTGTGTTCAAGGCGCCAAGCGTTTGATAGGCATTTACAGCCTGGTTAGAGGTTTGGCCATAACCCAGGCGCACCTTAGCGCGGTTAAGCCAGGTAACATCTTTCATAAATGATTCGTTATTCAAATTCCAGCCTAATGATACGGCCGGATAGGTATGCCATTTATAACCAGGCGCCAATCGTGATGAAGCATCAGAACGCAACGTAGCCGATATCAGATACTTATCGTCATACGAATACATTACGCGCCCCATATATGAGCGTAGGCCGCTCAAACTATAATTGCCATTACCGATGGTAATTTCGCCGGTTGCCTGGCCAAGGTTATAAAACTGAAAAGCGTCTGACGGAATATTTTTAGCCGACATTGAGGAACTGTTGTATTTAGTTTGCTCCTCAGAGTAAAGAGCCGTCACATTAAAATTATGTTTTTCGGCAAACGTACGGTCATAGGTCAACAGGTTTTCAACCACCCAATGATAGTTTTGCGAATTGGTTACTCCGGCTACCGATAGCGAAGTTGGTACCGAGCTGTTTATGCCTTGTCCGGTGTAATTACCATTGTTGTTCTGTATAAAATCCAAACCCACATTAACGCGATATTTCAAGCCCTTTACCCAGGGTATCTGTGCTTCGCCGTAAAGTGAATTATAGGTAGCAAATCCGCGGGTTTCATTCAGCCATTGATCCTGTAAATTATTTACAATATCCTTGGTTAAAACATACGTTTCGTCCTGCGGCATTTTTATGGTTCGTTTAATCGAGCCATCGGCATTATAGGGGTTAGCTATAGGCGAACTGCTCAAAGCACCATAGATACCTACCTGGCTTCCCTCGGTAAGGTTATAGTTGTTATTGGTTGTAAATCCAACTTTAAAAATTTTGGCAACCTGCTGATCTACTGAGCCGCGCAGCGAATAACGTGTGTACTGTTGGGTTGGTATTACGGCCTCGTTTTTATAATAACCGCCGCCAAAATTATAGCTGCCGGTTTGGCTCCCGCCGGATACGCCGACATCGTGGCTGTTAACAGTGCCCGTTCTGTATAAAAGCTTTTGCCAATCAATATTTACGTCATCAGCTTCATCGGCTCCGTTGGTAAATTTTCCGGCGGCTTTACGCAGCGCTACAAATTCCGATCCGTTCATCATCGGGTAAGGGGCAAAAATTTCCTGCCTGCCGTAATAAGCATTATACGTAATTTTAGCGTTGCCCCCCATCTGCCCGCGATTAGTAGTAATAATTATCACACCGTTTGCACCCCGCGAGCCATAGATAGCCGTGGCCGAGGCATCCTTCAATATGTCAATGCTTTTAACATCGTTAGGGTTGATGTCGGCCAGTGAACCTACAAACGGGATACCATCCAGCACAATCAAAGGGTCATTACTGGCGGTTAACGAGCGCTGGCCACGGATGAGTATCTGCGTTGTAGCCCCGGGGCGTGTTGATGTTTGCGATATATCAACACCCGGAAGCCGGCCCTGTATGGCCTGACTGATATTTGGCGCCGGTACTTCGCGCATTTTTTCGCCACCGATGGATGCCACCGAGCCTGTAACCGCTTCTCGGCGTTGGGCACCGTAACCTATCACCACCACATCTTCCAGGTTTTTACTGTTGGGGTTTAGTTTTATGGTAAGCTGATCCTGCCCGTTTAACGTTTGTACCATATTGGCGTAGCCCACAAATGACACTACAACCGCTTGCTCGCCCGCCGGCAGATTAATGCTGAAATTACCATTTGCATCTGTAGCGGCTGATACGTTACTGGATTGTGCCTTAACCGTTGCGCCGGGCAACGGTTGATTTTTTTCATCTACTATCTTGCCCGTTATCTTTTTGGTTTGTGCAAACGCGCTTATCCCCGTGAGCAGCATCAGCAGCAAGAGCAGCGATGGCTTTTTAAATGTTCGTAGTTTTTCTTTCATAATTTTTTGTTGAGGTGTTCATTTATGAGTTCATAAAATTGGCTTGCTAAAAATTGGTTGACCGACATGCCATCTTACTTCGCAATCGATTGCAGACTATAATAAAAATGGTTAGCCTGAACAATCAGAGAAAATTGGTTTATAAAAATAACTGGTTTACAATTGGCGGTTTAACCACAGTTACCTGCGTTTAAACATATCAAAGGTCAATTTTAAGCGTATTGACAGGTATAACAAATTGACAAATGTTATATAACTAATGTTCAAAAACGTCTTTCAGTAAATGCTGTAAGCAAAAAAACCGGTCACGGCGATAAAGGATTTTCTTTACCACCGGACCGGTTAAACTATTTAAACTAAAACTTTGCTTTTTACATGCTTCCCTTAACCTTGTAACCTAACAATGCAAGCATTTTTTCGCCGTAACGCCTGCCAAGTGTTCGGTAACCGGCAGCGTCAAAATGTAGCTTATCAGCAGCGGCACTACATCCGGCAGAGGGAATAATATAGGCATTAGGTACAACCTGCGGCAAGGTATTTATAATGCTGTTCATGCCGGCGCAAATGCCGCCCTGGTCTGCACCCAGCATCTCACCAGCCAATAATGGCACCTGGTTAGGCTTAAGATTAAGGTCAGCTATTAGCCTATCGTAAATAATCTTTATTTTTTTTGTCCACAAAGTATCGCCCGTGTTTGATTCGCCCTGGTGTAATAAAATACCTTTTATAACACCTGAACGTTGCGCGATCTTTGCAAGTTCCACCAAACGCCCATACGGATCATTATTGTACTCCGCCACCATGGCTTTCATCCAGCCCGGGGCTGTTTCTATATAGCCGGGGCTTGTTTGCTGGTTAAAAAGCTCTATCCTTGCGCCACCTACTGATACGTTAATTACGCCTACCCGTACATCCTTAGGCAGATTGGCAGTAAGTGTGCGGCCAAAATAATCGGCAGGTGTGATGCCGGTGTTGCAACGGCAAAGCGGCGGTACCGCGGTGTACCAGTTACCTTTTTTGCGGCCCCTGTCGGGGCAATCAACGGCTTGCAGTACCCGGAAACGGCTGTCAACAGTAGTGTCCTGCGCCTCGTACTTTGCGTTGCCTTCCATGTTCGATTGACCAAAACACAAAAAAATATACATCTTCGGGTCCTGCGCCATAGCTTGGTCTGAAAACATTATAAAGGTAAATAAACCTGCAAGCTTAAGTATTTTAAGCATTTCTACTTTGATTTAAATTTGATGCTTTTTATAACGATCTGTCCAGGTTTTCCGGTCGGGAATTTAAGGAAAACGTCATGCTGGCCGGTAACATTTTTTATTGTGGCGTTAAATACTTTCGCTACCGCGGTTGACGTAACCGGAACTTTCGCAATCAATTTTCCATGTTTCAAATCATCAATCCAAACCTCTATAGTGCCGTTACCGGTGGCAGTTGCTGTTAATTCTGCCACCGCGGGCGACTGTTTACCAAACTCAACTCCTGAAAGCATTAACCAACCGCCATAGGTTGATGTATTGGTGACGCCGTCTGCCACTTCTCCTTTTATTTTTCTGACCCCGAAATAATTACTGTAACCAGTCGCCGGTAATGCCGACAGGCCGTCTTTACAAATAAACAGATCAAAGTCAGCAGCTTTGCCTTCGGCAAATAAGCCCAGGCTGGTGCCCACCCACGAGTTAAAGTTAGGTTGTACTTTATCCAAACTAACCGCGCTTACCGTGCGCCCGACAGTTACCCAATTTTCACCATCACCGCTGCAATAGGCCTGCAGCATATGCCCGTTACGTTCAATTTTCAGCCAAACCACATCACCAAACGTATTGGTAATTGATTGTGTGACTGAATCTGTACGGAAAATGATCTGCTTACCATCGGCATAACCAGTATACAGCCGTACAGTTACCCGCTGATTGCCGTTGGTTAAGTACAGGCCCGCTTTAGCTGCGGTGTCGGTAGCGTTAAGCTCCACCCTGGTAATTGCTGTATAAAAATGGTCGGTTTCCTTTTGCATCAGGTGCGTACGGGTGGTATCCGGCTTTAGCCTTACCCAGCCCCTCCTGTCTGTCAACGAACAATTTGCCGATGCCTTTTTAGTAAGAAAATGCCACCACAGCCCGAGTTCATTGCCATCAAAATAATCGGTGGTTACACTACGCCATGGAATGGCCGAATAAGGCAAATTTGGCATTAACAGGGGCTGCGTAGTTGGCGCAACACCCCAAGGCCTGTCGCCCTCCCATATCACCTGGTACAAACCCGTTTGCCTGCCCGTGCCAGACCAATCATCCCTGTCGTATTTTTCGTAGCTCTGCCCTATCGTCCACCAGGTACCGTCGTTCAGCATAAACGGCGCGGAAATATGATTAGGCCTGCGAAAGCCCACTGCCGCATCGGTAATCGGCTTAAAGAAGTCGCCCAAACGCTCCCATTTTGTAGAATCGCTAGTTAAGGCCGTAGTCCGCATTACATATTGCCCGCCCGATACGTCGCCCGCCGGAAAATAGTAGTAATAGCCATTGCGTTTGCTCATTACCGGGCCTTCCGCCCAACTGTATTGCAGCTTAGCGTTTATCCAGTCGAGGTTAATCACGGTATCGGTAAGCTGGCCGTCTTGCCCAAGCGCCTGCAGGCGGTTTACTTTTTGTCCGTTTTTAATTACCATGTAAGGCTTACCATCGTCATCAACAAAAATAGAATTATCGTAACCTAGGTTACCCGTTACAGCGTTTGTTTTTACTTCAACCGGTGCCGACCATGGTCCTTTAGGAGATTGCGCTTTACAAAACCACTGGCCGCCTGCCGAGAAATATATCCAGTAACTGCCATAAAAATAAGTTATAGCGCCTTGCCATATTCCACCTGAGGGCTTATCGCCTACCCAGGCGGCCTTTGATGCAGGCAAAACCCTGCTGATGACTTCCCAATGTACCAGATCCTTTGAATGATAGATAGGCAGGTAAGGATTAAAATGGAATGTTGATCCGCAGTGATAAAAATCCTCGCCTACCTTTAACAAAGTTGGGTCTGGGTGATCACCGGGTAAAACGGGGTTTACGTAAGTTTTAACCGATTGATAAAAGGCCGACGAATCTGTTTTTTTGGATTGCTGCGCCGATACTTCGGCCAGGTTCAGCGTAAATAAACATAGAGCGGCTGCAAGCCGGCAAATATTACTCATATACTATCAGGGGTTTGGTATTTGTGCGCCAGGTTTTAACTGATGAACAAAAATGGCATTAACCATATATCGGCGATACTGCAATTGTCTTTTTTTATAGCACAAATGTTAAGTAAAAGAGTAGCGCATTTTATCAAAATAAACGCAATTATCTAATTAAAAGATAGTTACACCAAAACCACCTATCTATCCGCATTAAAAGCAACACGTTTGATACTTTCGGCATTCGGGTTTTATAGCTAATTTTAGATATATCAAAACCAATCCGGCATCCCTGCCGCCCTAATATGATGAAGATAGCCGCGCCACGCGCCATACTGTTGTTTGTATTTTTATTTTTCGCGCCTTTTTATTCCGGCGCTCAAAACGACCCCTTAAACTTCAGTAACCTTACAGCCAAGGATGGCTTATCATCAAACACGGTATACGCTATACTTAAGGACCGTTACGGCTTTTTATGGTTTGCCACCGAGGATGGGTTGAACAGGTTTGACGGTACCAACTTCCGCATATACCGTTACGTGGCGGGTGATTCATTGAGCATTGGCGCAAACCATGTAACCGCGCTATATGAGGATAAGCGTGGCACTTTATGGGTTGGCACCAACGGTGGTTCGTTAAGCGTGTATAACCGGAATGCCGACTCTTTCTTCAATTTCAGTTCGATGCCTGGCAATGTTATCGGCGGCGCTGTAACATCAATATGCGGCGATGGCAATGATAATGTATGGGTTGGATGCTACGACGGCTTGTTCAGCATTGATATTACAACACGCAAAGTTAAGCGCATACCAACCGGCATCAACGTGGCCGGAAAACCTGTTACAAAGGTATTTCTGTCGGCGTATAAAGACAGCAGGCAGCAAATGTGGTTTGGCACCGACAGAGGCCTATACCGTTACAATAGCAAAACGGGAACATTCACTTTATACGGACATAACGGTAACGACAAAAACAGCCTGGCAGCCAACCTGGTATTATCGATAGCCGAGGATAGTAAACACAATTTGTGGATTGGCACCGTAGGCGGCTTAAGCAAGTTGAACAGCGATGGTAAAACCTTTATCAACTTAAAGCATAACCATAATATTAAAGGCGGCTTAAGCAGCGATATTGTTTATGCCATAGCGCCTGACCGCAGTAACAATGATCTTTGGCTGGCGACCGAAGAAGGCCTTGATATACTGAATACCGAGACCGGCGTGATTACAACTTACAAGCCCGATAAACGCGACAAAAGCAGCCTGTCGAGCAGGTCAATCAGATCGATTTATATTGACAAACTGGGGATATATTGGCTGGGCACTTTTCAGGGCGGGATAAACAAGTACGACAAAAACTTCAGCTATTTCAGCAAAAAAGAAAGCAACCCTTTTGATAACAGGGGTTTAAGCGCCTCGGTAGTAACCTCGTTTGCCGAATGGAAAGGTAAAGGGATATTTATAGGTACAGATGGTGGCGGTTTGAATTTGTACCATCCCGAAACCGGCCTTTTCGATCATAACAACATTACGCCTAAACGCGCCGGGACGCCTCATGGTATGGCCGTATTAGCGCTTGAAATGGCGAAGAACGGACAGTTGTGGATCGGCACATACCTCGATGGACTTTTTGCTTATAATCCCACCACCGGAGCCTACCGACAGTTTACGAAGGGCACGGGTAATCTCGACCTGAATTTTAACGACATTTTTTGTGTTAAAGAAGATAGCAAGGGCAATATATGGATAGGCACCAACGGCGGCGGCATCAATATTTACGACCCTAAACGACAGGTTATCGACAAGATAACCAACGACTTCAGCAGGCCTAATGATACGCGATATCCGGTAAACAATATTATCAGGGCGTTTGCGGAAGACCGCCGGGGTAAAATGTGGGTGGGTACATTTGGCGGTGGCATTTCCGTTTGGAACCCGGCTACCCGCCGATTTAAATTCTATAATAAAACTAATAATAATTTACCTAATGATTATGTGCTCTCGATACTCGAGGATAGCCGCGGGCGAATTTGGGCAGGTACCAGCGGCGGCGGGCTTAGCTTACTTAATGCCGCGTCGGATAAGTTTGTAACCTACTCTGAAAATGACGGGCTGGCCAATGACGTGGTTCAAAAACTGCTGGAAGATAGCCACGGCCGGCTGTGGCTGAGTACCAACCAGGGCATCAGCTCGTTTGATGCGGGAATAAAAAGCTTTGTTAATTATACCCATCACAACGGCTTACAGAACAATCCCTTTGTGCGCGGTGCCGGCCTGCGCGATTCAAACGGCGAACTGTACTTTGGCGGCCAGGATGGCTTTAATCATTTTAACCCGCTTGGCATGAACAGGAATAAAAACGTTCCGCCTGTTGTGCTTACTGAACTTAAAGTTGATAATAAACGCGTTATGCCGGCCGATAAAGGCCCCATACAGGAACCGATATTACTGGCAAAAGAAATTCACCTGGATTACCGGCAAAGTTTTTCCATCAGCTTTGTGGCGCTTAACTATACCAACTCGCAGCAAAACAAATATAAATACCGCCTGATCGGTTTTAACCGCGACTGGATAACCGCGGGTAAAGAACATACCGCATCATACACCAACCTTAACCCGGGCACTTACGAGTTTCAGGTTAAAGCCAGCAATAACGACGGGCTCTGGAACAATACCGGCCGAACGGTCAGGATCATTGTGGCACCTCCCTTCTGGCTATCGGTGTACGCGTTTATTACTTACCTGGCGGCTGGCCTCGCGCTTTTGTTTTACATCAGGCACAGGGGTATACGCAAGCTTAAAACGCAGTTCGCATTGCAACAGGAACGACAGCAAGCCAAACAAGCCATTGAAAGCCAGCGGCGCGAAGCTGAACACACGCGCGAACTGGATCAGCTTAAGATCAAATTCCTGACCAACCTGAGCCATGAGTTCCGTACGCCGATTTCGTTAATTGTAGGGCCGGTGGATAATCTGTTGGATAAGATCAAGGAGCCTGAATTAACCGGGCAACTGGGGCTTATAAAGCGCAATGGCCGCCGTTTGCTTAACCTGGTTAACCAATTGCTCGATTTCAGGAAAATGGAAGAGGATGAACTTAAGCTAAAACTCGGCCGCGGCGAAATTGTGCAATATATACGCGAGGTTACAGACTCGTTTACTGACCTGGCAGAACGTAAACAGATCAACCTGAGGTTTGTAACACCCAACCGCAAAGCTTATGTTTATTTTGATGCCAATAAGGTAGAGCGTATACTTTTCAACCTGCTATCAAACGCCTTTAAATTCACGCAGGAAGGTGGCCTTGTAACGGTAGAACTTGCTGTTAACGAAATGGATGGTACAGACAAGGTTAATGTAGTCTGCTCTGTTACTGATACAGGAATAGGCATACCGGCCGATGTATTGGCAAAAGTATTTGACAGGTTTTTCCAGACGGAGACCGGACCTGCAATTTTAAACCAGGGTTCGGGCATTGGCCTGTCCATTACGCGTGAATTTGTAAAGATGCACGACGGACAAATTTATGCGGAAAGCGAGCAGGGAAAAGGCAGTCGTTTTGTTTTTGAGATACCCCTGCGGGTTGCCGAATCGGATGTGGAAATAACAGCGACACCTTATCCAAAAATTATTGCAATAGAACCCCTTGCAGTTGTTGAGCCTGCACCAGCCGAGTTGCCAGCTGATGAACTGGTGAACATGCCCTCTGTTTTAATTATTGATGATGACGAGGATTTCAGGTTTTACCTGAAAGATAACCTGAAGGCGCACTATCGCATTTACGAAGCATCAAACGGAAAAGAAGGTTGGCAAATGGCGCTATCACGCCACCCGGATGTGATCGTGTCAGACATTAACATGCCCCTGATGAATGGCATTGAACTGGGCAAAAAGCTTAAGGCGGACAAGCGTACTTTACACATACCCATGATATTGCTTACCGCATCCAACGCGGAGAACGACCAGATAAAAGGGCTGGAATCGGGCGTTAACGATTTTATTACCAAGCCATTCAATTTCGCGGTTTTAGAGGTAAAAATCAAGAATCTTTTAACCTACAGCCGCAACGCGCGCGAAACCTATTCGCGGCAGTTACAGGTTACGGCCGGTAATGTGGTGATCGAATCAGAAAACGAAAAGTTTTTAAATAAGGTGATGCAATATATTGAGCATAACCTTACCGATCCGCAGCTTTCTGTTGAAGGCCTGAGCCGCGAGCTGGTTATCAGCCGGGTTTCATTGTATAAAAAACTGCTGGACATTACAGGTATGTCTCCGGTTGAATTTATCAGGTCGGTTAAGCTGGAAAAGGCCGCCGTTCTGCTCGAGAAAAGCGACATGAATATAGCGCAGATTGCTTACCAGACCGGATTCTCCACTCCGAATTATTTCACCAAGGCTTTTAAAGAAAAATACAACATGGTACCGTCGGAATATATTGAGGCGAAGCGCAAATTACAGGATGCATAATAGCTAATCCCTTATGGAGAGACTTTATATGAGGCTGCGCTTTATGCCCATTTCAAGTCCCCGCAATTCGGCAAGGCCTTTTAGCCGGCCAATAACCGAGTAGCCGGGGTATGTATCATACCTGAAGTCGTCCAGTATTTTATGCCCATGATCTGGGCGCATAGGTATACATACGTCTTCACGTCCATCTTTTGCGCGTTTTATCTGCTCTTTAATAACGGCCTGCATTACCTTAAACATATCGGTACTGCCTGCCAGATGATCATCTTCATAAAAACTGCCATCGTTTTCACGATGCACGTTGCGCAGATGCAGAAAGTTGATATACGCCCCCAATCGTTCTATCATACCAGGCAGATCATTATCTGCGCGGGCACCAAGTGATCCCGTACAAAAAGTAATACCGTTGCTGGCGGAGGGATAAGCGTTAATAACATCACGCAGATCATCCTCGGTGGACACTACCCTGGGTAACCCCAGTATCGGGAACGGCGGGTCATCCGGATGAATGCATAATTTAATGCCGGCCTGCTCCGCATAGGGTACTACAGCTTTCAAAAAATAGGTAAGATTTGCTTTTAAAGCTTCAGCGTCAACAAATGCATACTTTTTTAGATATTCCCTGAACTCCGGTATGGTGTAAACTTTATCGGTACCGGGTAAGCCCGCCATAATGGTGCGCACAAGTACGTCGCGCTCATTGTTGGTAAGTCCGTTGAGATAGGTTTTTGCTATTTGTTGCTGCTCAAGCGTATGCTCCTTGAGAGCGGCCTCACGTTCTAAGACATATAGATCAAACGCGGCAACCGCCGGTGCATGGTACCGCAAAGCGGATGCATTGTTAGGCAGCCGGTAATCCAGGTGGGTACGCGTCCAATCCAATACCGGCATAAAGTTATAGCAAACCGTTTTAATGCCTGCCTTGCCCAGGTTCTGCAGCGTTTTAATGTATTTATCTATATAACTGTCGCGCAATGGCGAGGCTATTTTAATACTTTCATGAATGTTTACACTCTCCACCACAGACCATCGGAGGCCAGCCTTTTCAATCAATGCCTTGCGT
This Mucilaginibacter defluvii DNA region includes the following protein-coding sequences:
- the uxuA gene encoding mannonate dehydratase; the protein is MNVQNLEQTFRWFGPDDPVELSAIIQTGATGVVTALHNIEAGEVWQPEAIAQRKALIEKAGLRWSVVESVNIHESIKIASPLRDSYIDKYIKTLQNLGKAGIKTVCYNFMPVLDWTRTHLDYRLPNNASALRYHAPAVAAFDLYVLEREAALKEHTLEQQQIAKTYLNGLTNNERDVLVRTIMAGLPGTDKVYTIPEFREYLKKYAFVDAEALKANLTYFLKAVVPYAEQAGIKLCIHPDDPPFPILGLPRVVSTEDDLRDVINAYPSASNGITFCTGSLGARADNDLPGMIERLGAYINFLHLRNVHRENDGSFYEDDHLAGSTDMFKVMQAVIKEQIKRAKDGREDVCIPMRPDHGHKILDDFRYDTYPGYSVIGRLKGLAELRGLEMGIKRSLI
- a CDS encoding hybrid sensor histidine kinase/response regulator transcription factor, which gives rise to MMKIAAPRAILLFVFLFFAPFYSGAQNDPLNFSNLTAKDGLSSNTVYAILKDRYGFLWFATEDGLNRFDGTNFRIYRYVAGDSLSIGANHVTALYEDKRGTLWVGTNGGSLSVYNRNADSFFNFSSMPGNVIGGAVTSICGDGNDNVWVGCYDGLFSIDITTRKVKRIPTGINVAGKPVTKVFLSAYKDSRQQMWFGTDRGLYRYNSKTGTFTLYGHNGNDKNSLAANLVLSIAEDSKHNLWIGTVGGLSKLNSDGKTFINLKHNHNIKGGLSSDIVYAIAPDRSNNDLWLATEEGLDILNTETGVITTYKPDKRDKSSLSSRSIRSIYIDKLGIYWLGTFQGGINKYDKNFSYFSKKESNPFDNRGLSASVVTSFAEWKGKGIFIGTDGGGLNLYHPETGLFDHNNITPKRAGTPHGMAVLALEMAKNGQLWIGTYLDGLFAYNPTTGAYRQFTKGTGNLDLNFNDIFCVKEDSKGNIWIGTNGGGINIYDPKRQVIDKITNDFSRPNDTRYPVNNIIRAFAEDRRGKMWVGTFGGGISVWNPATRRFKFYNKTNNNLPNDYVLSILEDSRGRIWAGTSGGGLSLLNAASDKFVTYSENDGLANDVVQKLLEDSHGRLWLSTNQGISSFDAGIKSFVNYTHHNGLQNNPFVRGAGLRDSNGELYFGGQDGFNHFNPLGMNRNKNVPPVVLTELKVDNKRVMPADKGPIQEPILLAKEIHLDYRQSFSISFVALNYTNSQQNKYKYRLIGFNRDWITAGKEHTASYTNLNPGTYEFQVKASNNDGLWNNTGRTVRIIVAPPFWLSVYAFITYLAAGLALLFYIRHRGIRKLKTQFALQQERQQAKQAIESQRREAEHTRELDQLKIKFLTNLSHEFRTPISLIVGPVDNLLDKIKEPELTGQLGLIKRNGRRLLNLVNQLLDFRKMEEDELKLKLGRGEIVQYIREVTDSFTDLAERKQINLRFVTPNRKAYVYFDANKVERILFNLLSNAFKFTQEGGLVTVELAVNEMDGTDKVNVVCSVTDTGIGIPADVLAKVFDRFFQTETGPAILNQGSGIGLSITREFVKMHDGQIYAESEQGKGSRFVFEIPLRVAESDVEITATPYPKIIAIEPLAVVEPAPAELPADELVNMPSVLIIDDDEDFRFYLKDNLKAHYRIYEASNGKEGWQMALSRHPDVIVSDINMPLMNGIELGKKLKADKRTLHIPMILLTASNAENDQIKGLESGVNDFITKPFNFAVLEVKIKNLLTYSRNARETYSRQLQVTAGNVVIESENEKFLNKVMQYIEHNLTDPQLSVEGLSRELVISRVSLYKKLLDITGMSPVEFIRSVKLEKAAVLLEKSDMNIAQIAYQTGFSTPNYFTKAFKEKYNMVPSEYIEAKRKLQDA